Within Fibrobacter sp. UWEL, the genomic segment AAACGGCTGGTGTTACTTTGTCAAAAATACGGCAAGCGAGTACGCACTAACCACGGCCGCTATCTGCTTCGAAAGGAGGACGTGCCTCACTATGAGCTGATCGGCGCAAGCCCTGCGTTAAAGTCCCACGTAGAAAAGCAACTCCCCATTTGCTGTGTTTTTGACGGGGAAGACGGTTGCATTACCGCTTTTCGGGTGAATAATCGCATCAACAAGACTCGC encodes:
- a CDS encoding DUF4258 domain-containing protein; protein product: MEYFTEHAMKRLAQRQIDKRLVLLCQKYGKRVRTNHGRYLLRKEDVPHYELIGASPALKSHVEKQLPICCVFDGEDGCITAFRVNNRINKTRS